The following proteins come from a genomic window of Crassostrea angulata isolate pt1a10 chromosome 1, ASM2561291v2, whole genome shotgun sequence:
- the LOC128189658 gene encoding uncharacterized protein LOC128189658 isoform X34 → MALRVDVNKGPLTLTHDPRPRDLKTSNNTSTDNPLYQDFRFKGYPSEGFFNPHNPQYKRNSAAEMNGTDTSRYFGKTQHFDTGFERAKTDRPSARPRATPPMRSSSGMDNARPKIDEGHKSLQYGSNDPRIAESQQVRPGPMRGMDFDRGENDRDRLRKEMVETEQDRQRIRYQEQLRMRDRDEERKRHEDMLEQRRQDMEMLKNYNPWGRPGGGAPMADTRKQKFTEYQLDPSENTEYKDKWEPAYPELEKIDFRKEIAQDRVGYDPSGPRDRTRFEQMKRDPEMQQKQESLRNQEEKLHTLKQELDHLKAAATDRRPDSFQERRQNGYGDSYERGGNPRTAPDTYRSATNPFEEYDNLGRTGKPRKPNMEMHPIYHPFGRSGGGAPVKDDAGKVNTILHGHSDRHYLSNNLSDYEKRQNAIKAKIYYAELGEQLEVQNYKRQKEKEEKRRPHGELAVIIDDKLTGKPRRDPITGSLRNHHLGNSDVSLQKMGSQPRNIAEQKQYHDFLDNMNEERSRKNALGKMKDFQEGKKHYDTMDNLWGRPGGGAPKGYTMRKFNLDEIIHRPTHDKATEEYVRKHDWSEVEPEKFFLKDDDAYYATQRSPRQNPMLSARDIQEGRLSPGSMPKKFIKSTVTSTHANMYDYREDYPQKDYRVGAPYATVNEG, encoded by the exons caaGACCACGTGACTTGAAAACCTCCAACAACACCTCGACCGATAACCCCTTGTACCAGGACTTCCGGTTCAAAGGTTATCCATCTGAGGGATTTTTCAACCCCCACAACCCACAGTACAAGAGAAATTCAGCCGCTGAAATGAATGGAACGGATACGAGCAGATATTTCGGCAAAACACAACACTTTGATACAG GTTTTGAGCGCGCCAAAACTGACCGGCCTTCTGCCAGACCGCGTGCAACGCCACCAATGAGGTCCAGTTCCGGAATGGACAATG CACGGCCAAAAATAGACGAGGGACACAAAAGTCTACAATACGGATCTAACGATCCGCGAATTGCCGAATCTCAACAAGTCCGACCCGGACCAATGAGGGGAATGGATTTTGATAGAGG CGAAAACGATCGTGATAGATTGCGCAAAGAAATGGTTGAAACTGAACAGGATAGACAGAGGATAAGATATCAAGAACAATTGAGAATGAGGGATAGGGATGAGGAGAGGAAGAGG CACGAGGATATGTTGGAGCAAAGAAGACAG GACAtggaaatgttaaaaaattacaatccATGGGGTCGTCCCGGGGGTGGAGCGCCGATG GCCGATACCAGAAAGCAGAAATTTACCGAATACCAACTCGACCCCTCGGAGAATACTGAGTACAAGGATAAATGG GAACCAGCATATCCCGAGTTAGAAAAGATTGATTTTAGGAAAGAAATAGCCCAG GATAGAGTTGGCTATGACCCGTCAGGTCCAAGAGATCGCACCAGGTTCGAACAGATGAAGCGTGATCCTG aaatgcAACAAAAACAAGAGTCTCTCCGAAACCAAGAGGAAAAATTACACACTCTTAAACAGGAACTGGATCAT TTAAAAGCAGCGGCAACGGATAGAAGACCAG aTTCATTCCAAGAAAGACGACag aaTGGTTATGGCGATTCGTATGAAAGAGGAGGTAATCCACGCACAG CTCCAGACACATACAGGAGCGCAACAAACCCGTTCGAGGAGTATGATAATCTCGGCAGAACTGGAAAGCCTAGAAAGCCAAACATGGAAATGCATCCCATCTATCACCCGTTCGGAAGATCCGGGGGAGGGGCACCAGTTAAAGACGACGCCGGCAAAGTTAATACAATCTTGCATGGCCATTCAGAT CGGCACTATTTAAGTAACAAC CTTTCTGATTATGAAAAGAGGCAGAATGCGATCAAGGCAAAAATCTACTATGCGGAATTAG GTGAACAATTGGAAGTCCAGAATTATAAGAGGCAGAAAGAAAAGGAAGAAAAGAGGAGACCG CATGGTGAATTGGCCGTTATCATTGATGATAAGTTAACTGGCAAACCCAGAAGGGACCCCATTACTGGGTCCCTTAGAAATCATCATCTGGGGAATTCTGATGTGTCACTGCAG AAAATGGGAAGCCAGCCGAGGAACATCGCTGAACAGAAACAGTATCACGATTTCTTGGACAACATGAACGAAGAACGGTCCCGCAAGAACGCACTGGGCAAAATGAAGGACTTCCAAGAAGGAAAGAAA catTATGACACGATGGATAACCTTTGGGGAAGACCCGGTGGAGGGGCACCTAAGGGGTACACCATGAGGAAGTTCAACTTGGATGAGATCATCCACCGCCCCACCCATGAT AAAGCCACGGAAGAATATGTCAGAAAGCACGATTGGTCAGAGGTAGAACCGGAAAAG ttctttttaaaagatgacGATGCGTATTATGCAACTCAAAGGTCCCCTCGACAG AACCCCATGCTATCCGCCAGAGATATTCAGGAGGGACGATTATCCCCAGGTTCCATGCCTAAGAAATTTATAAAGAGCACTGTAACTAGTACTCATGCCAATATGTATGACTATCGGGAAGACTACCCTCAG AAAGATTACAGGGTCGGTGCTCCATACGCCACTGTCAACGAAGGTTAA
- the LOC128189658 gene encoding uncharacterized protein LOC128189658 isoform X17, whose product MALRVDVNKGPLTLTHDPRPRDLKTSNNTSTDNPLYQDFRFKGYPSEGFFNPHNPQYKRNSAAEMNGTDTSRYFGKTQHFDTGFERAKTDRPSARPRATPPMRSSSGMDNARPKIDEGHKSLQYGSNDPRIAESQQVRPGPMRGMDFDRGENDRDRLRKEMVETEQDRQRIRYQEQLRMRDRDEERKRHEDMLEQRRQDMEMLKNYNPWGRPGGGAPMADTRKQKFTEYQLDPSENTEYKDKWEPAYPELEKIDFRKEIAQDRVGYDPSGPRDRTRFEQMKRDPAPNADSPKNKSPFESRNGQTQQDGMVPNLPIGDRSRPEVENVIRYEKSPHNQQEYANDLKMQQKQESLRNQEEKLHTLKQELDHLKAAATDRRPGNHLRLKRKLYNSMDAIELMKVQARDSFQERRQLDEYDPWGKGIGNPLRNSDGYLKNIRRSFRSRKNGYGDSYERGGNPRTAPDTYRSATNPFEEYDNLGRTGKPRKPNMEMHPIYHPFGRSGGGAPVKDDAGKVNTILHGHSDRHYLSNNLSDYEKRQNAIKAKIYYAELGEQLEVQNYKRQKEKEEKRRPHGELAVIIDDKLTGKPRRDPITGSLRNHHLGNSDVSLQKMGSQPRNIAEQKQYHDFLDNMNEERSRKNALGKMKDFQEGKKHYDTMDNLWGRPGGGAPKGYTMRKFNLDEIIHRPTHDKATEEYVRKHDWSEVEPEKFFLKDDDAYYATQRSPRQNPMLSARDIQEGRLSPGSMPKKFIKSTVTSTHANMYDYREDYPQKDYRVGAPYATVNEG is encoded by the exons caaGACCACGTGACTTGAAAACCTCCAACAACACCTCGACCGATAACCCCTTGTACCAGGACTTCCGGTTCAAAGGTTATCCATCTGAGGGATTTTTCAACCCCCACAACCCACAGTACAAGAGAAATTCAGCCGCTGAAATGAATGGAACGGATACGAGCAGATATTTCGGCAAAACACAACACTTTGATACAG GTTTTGAGCGCGCCAAAACTGACCGGCCTTCTGCCAGACCGCGTGCAACGCCACCAATGAGGTCCAGTTCCGGAATGGACAATG CACGGCCAAAAATAGACGAGGGACACAAAAGTCTACAATACGGATCTAACGATCCGCGAATTGCCGAATCTCAACAAGTCCGACCCGGACCAATGAGGGGAATGGATTTTGATAGAGG CGAAAACGATCGTGATAGATTGCGCAAAGAAATGGTTGAAACTGAACAGGATAGACAGAGGATAAGATATCAAGAACAATTGAGAATGAGGGATAGGGATGAGGAGAGGAAGAGG CACGAGGATATGTTGGAGCAAAGAAGACAG GACAtggaaatgttaaaaaattacaatccATGGGGTCGTCCCGGGGGTGGAGCGCCGATG GCCGATACCAGAAAGCAGAAATTTACCGAATACCAACTCGACCCCTCGGAGAATACTGAGTACAAGGATAAATGG GAACCAGCATATCCCGAGTTAGAAAAGATTGATTTTAGGAAAGAAATAGCCCAG GATAGAGTTGGCTATGACCCGTCAGGTCCAAGAGATCGCACCAGGTTCGAACAGATGAAGCGTGATCCTG CACCCAATGCCGACTCTCCAAAGAATAAATCTCCCTTCGAATCGAGAAACGGTCAAACCCAACAAGATGGGATGGTACCTAACCTTCCGATTGGC GACCGGAGCAGACCGGAAGTAGAAAATGTTATCCGATACGAAAAAAGTCCGCACAATCAGCAAGAATACGCCAACGATCTGA aaatgcAACAAAAACAAGAGTCTCTCCGAAACCAAGAGGAAAAATTACACACTCTTAAACAGGAACTGGATCAT TTAAAAGCAGCGGCAACGGATAGAAGACCAG GAAATCACTTgcgtttaaaaagaaaactttacaaTAGTATGGACGCAATCGAACTTATGAAAGTTCAAGCCAGAG aTTCATTCCAAGAAAGACGACag CTTGATGAGTATGATCCTTGGGGAAAAGGAATAGGGAACCCTCTACGGAATTCTGATGGTTATCTTAAGAATATCAGAAGGTCTTTCAGGAGTAGGAAG aaTGGTTATGGCGATTCGTATGAAAGAGGAGGTAATCCACGCACAG CTCCAGACACATACAGGAGCGCAACAAACCCGTTCGAGGAGTATGATAATCTCGGCAGAACTGGAAAGCCTAGAAAGCCAAACATGGAAATGCATCCCATCTATCACCCGTTCGGAAGATCCGGGGGAGGGGCACCAGTTAAAGACGACGCCGGCAAAGTTAATACAATCTTGCATGGCCATTCAGAT CGGCACTATTTAAGTAACAAC CTTTCTGATTATGAAAAGAGGCAGAATGCGATCAAGGCAAAAATCTACTATGCGGAATTAG GTGAACAATTGGAAGTCCAGAATTATAAGAGGCAGAAAGAAAAGGAAGAAAAGAGGAGACCG CATGGTGAATTGGCCGTTATCATTGATGATAAGTTAACTGGCAAACCCAGAAGGGACCCCATTACTGGGTCCCTTAGAAATCATCATCTGGGGAATTCTGATGTGTCACTGCAG AAAATGGGAAGCCAGCCGAGGAACATCGCTGAACAGAAACAGTATCACGATTTCTTGGACAACATGAACGAAGAACGGTCCCGCAAGAACGCACTGGGCAAAATGAAGGACTTCCAAGAAGGAAAGAAA catTATGACACGATGGATAACCTTTGGGGAAGACCCGGTGGAGGGGCACCTAAGGGGTACACCATGAGGAAGTTCAACTTGGATGAGATCATCCACCGCCCCACCCATGAT AAAGCCACGGAAGAATATGTCAGAAAGCACGATTGGTCAGAGGTAGAACCGGAAAAG ttctttttaaaagatgacGATGCGTATTATGCAACTCAAAGGTCCCCTCGACAG AACCCCATGCTATCCGCCAGAGATATTCAGGAGGGACGATTATCCCCAGGTTCCATGCCTAAGAAATTTATAAAGAGCACTGTAACTAGTACTCATGCCAATATGTATGACTATCGGGAAGACTACCCTCAG AAAGATTACAGGGTCGGTGCTCCATACGCCACTGTCAACGAAGGTTAA
- the LOC128189658 gene encoding uncharacterized protein LOC128189658 isoform X4, with translation MALRVDVNKGPLTLTHDPRPRDLKTSNNTSTDNPLYQDFRFKGYPSEGFFNPHNPQYKRNSAAEMNGTDTSRYFGKTQHFDTARKVEPVAPKPQAPEIVTYHPGDARPKIDEGHKSLQYGSNDPRIAESQQVRPGPMRGMDFDRGENDRDRLRKEMVETEQDRQRIRYQEQLRMRDRDEERKRHEDMLEQRRQDMEMLKNYNPWGRPGGGAPMADTRKQKFTEYQLDPSENTEYKDKWEPAYPELEKIDFRKEIAQDRVGYDPSGPRDRTRFEQMKRDPAPNADSPKNKSPFESRNGQTQQDGMVPNLPIGPNGSIVDRLGTPGGGAPLRTVSGNHVKTHLNTAKIIHFQDRSRPEVENVIRYEKSPHNQQEYANDLKMQQKQESLRNQEEKLHTLKQELDHLKAAATDRRPGNHLRLKRKLYNSMDAIELMKVQARDSFQERRQLDEYDPWGKGIGNPLRNSDGYLKNIRRSFRSRKNGYGDSYERGGNPRTAPDTYRSATNPFEEYDNLGRTGKPRKPNMEMHPIYHPFGRSGGGAPVKDDAGKVNTILHGHSDRHYLSNNLSDYEKRQNAIKAKIYYAELGEQLEVQNYKRQKEKEEKRRPHGELAVIIDDKLTGKPRRDPITGSLRNHHLGNSDVSLQKMGSQPRNIAEQKQYHDFLDNMNEERSRKNALGKMKDFQEGKKHYDTMDNLWGRPGGGAPKGYTMRKFNLDEIIHRPTHDKATEEYVRKHDWSEVEPEKFFLKDDDAYYATQRSPRQNPMLSARDIQEGRLSPGSMPKKFIKSTVTSTHANMYDYREDYPQKDYRVGAPYATVNEG, from the exons caaGACCACGTGACTTGAAAACCTCCAACAACACCTCGACCGATAACCCCTTGTACCAGGACTTCCGGTTCAAAGGTTATCCATCTGAGGGATTTTTCAACCCCCACAACCCACAGTACAAGAGAAATTCAGCCGCTGAAATGAATGGAACGGATACGAGCAGATATTTCGGCAAAACACAACACTTTGATACAG CAAGAAAGGTTGAGCCGGTCGCACCGAAGCCGCAGGCGCCGGAAATTGTAACATACCACCCCGGTGATG CACGGCCAAAAATAGACGAGGGACACAAAAGTCTACAATACGGATCTAACGATCCGCGAATTGCCGAATCTCAACAAGTCCGACCCGGACCAATGAGGGGAATGGATTTTGATAGAGG CGAAAACGATCGTGATAGATTGCGCAAAGAAATGGTTGAAACTGAACAGGATAGACAGAGGATAAGATATCAAGAACAATTGAGAATGAGGGATAGGGATGAGGAGAGGAAGAGG CACGAGGATATGTTGGAGCAAAGAAGACAG GACAtggaaatgttaaaaaattacaatccATGGGGTCGTCCCGGGGGTGGAGCGCCGATG GCCGATACCAGAAAGCAGAAATTTACCGAATACCAACTCGACCCCTCGGAGAATACTGAGTACAAGGATAAATGG GAACCAGCATATCCCGAGTTAGAAAAGATTGATTTTAGGAAAGAAATAGCCCAG GATAGAGTTGGCTATGACCCGTCAGGTCCAAGAGATCGCACCAGGTTCGAACAGATGAAGCGTGATCCTG CACCCAATGCCGACTCTCCAAAGAATAAATCTCCCTTCGAATCGAGAAACGGTCAAACCCAACAAGATGGGATGGTACCTAACCTTCCGATTGGC CCCAACGGATCTATTGTTGACCGTCTCGGCACCCCAGGGGGCGGTGCTCCCCTTAGAACCGTTTCTGGAAATCACGTGAAAACTCACTTGAACACTGCCAAAATTATCCATTTTCAGGACCGGAGCAGACCGGAAGTAGAAAATGTTATCCGATACGAAAAAAGTCCGCACAATCAGCAAGAATACGCCAACGATCTGA aaatgcAACAAAAACAAGAGTCTCTCCGAAACCAAGAGGAAAAATTACACACTCTTAAACAGGAACTGGATCAT TTAAAAGCAGCGGCAACGGATAGAAGACCAG GAAATCACTTgcgtttaaaaagaaaactttacaaTAGTATGGACGCAATCGAACTTATGAAAGTTCAAGCCAGAG aTTCATTCCAAGAAAGACGACag CTTGATGAGTATGATCCTTGGGGAAAAGGAATAGGGAACCCTCTACGGAATTCTGATGGTTATCTTAAGAATATCAGAAGGTCTTTCAGGAGTAGGAAG aaTGGTTATGGCGATTCGTATGAAAGAGGAGGTAATCCACGCACAG CTCCAGACACATACAGGAGCGCAACAAACCCGTTCGAGGAGTATGATAATCTCGGCAGAACTGGAAAGCCTAGAAAGCCAAACATGGAAATGCATCCCATCTATCACCCGTTCGGAAGATCCGGGGGAGGGGCACCAGTTAAAGACGACGCCGGCAAAGTTAATACAATCTTGCATGGCCATTCAGAT CGGCACTATTTAAGTAACAAC CTTTCTGATTATGAAAAGAGGCAGAATGCGATCAAGGCAAAAATCTACTATGCGGAATTAG GTGAACAATTGGAAGTCCAGAATTATAAGAGGCAGAAAGAAAAGGAAGAAAAGAGGAGACCG CATGGTGAATTGGCCGTTATCATTGATGATAAGTTAACTGGCAAACCCAGAAGGGACCCCATTACTGGGTCCCTTAGAAATCATCATCTGGGGAATTCTGATGTGTCACTGCAG AAAATGGGAAGCCAGCCGAGGAACATCGCTGAACAGAAACAGTATCACGATTTCTTGGACAACATGAACGAAGAACGGTCCCGCAAGAACGCACTGGGCAAAATGAAGGACTTCCAAGAAGGAAAGAAA catTATGACACGATGGATAACCTTTGGGGAAGACCCGGTGGAGGGGCACCTAAGGGGTACACCATGAGGAAGTTCAACTTGGATGAGATCATCCACCGCCCCACCCATGAT AAAGCCACGGAAGAATATGTCAGAAAGCACGATTGGTCAGAGGTAGAACCGGAAAAG ttctttttaaaagatgacGATGCGTATTATGCAACTCAAAGGTCCCCTCGACAG AACCCCATGCTATCCGCCAGAGATATTCAGGAGGGACGATTATCCCCAGGTTCCATGCCTAAGAAATTTATAAAGAGCACTGTAACTAGTACTCATGCCAATATGTATGACTATCGGGAAGACTACCCTCAG AAAGATTACAGGGTCGGTGCTCCATACGCCACTGTCAACGAAGGTTAA
- the LOC128189658 gene encoding uncharacterized protein LOC128189658 isoform X27, with the protein MALRVDVNKGPLTLTHDPRPRDLKTSNNTSTDNPLYQDFRFKGYPSEGFFNPHNPQYKRNSAAEMNGTDTSRYFGKTQHFDTGFERAKTDRPSARPRATPPMRSSSGMDNARPKIDEGHKSLQYGSNDPRIAESQQVRPGPMRGMDFDRGENDRDRLRKEMVETEQDRQRIRYQEQLRMRDRDEERKRDRVGYDPSGPRDRTRFEQMKRDPAPNADSPKNKSPFESRNGQTQQDGMVPNLPIGPNGSIVDRLGTPGGGAPLRTVSGNHVKTHLNTAKIIHFQDRSRPEVENVIRYEKSPHNQQEYANDLKMQQKQESLRNQEEKLHTLKQELDHLKAAATDRRPGNHLRLKRKLYNSMDAIELMKVQARDSFQERRQLDEYDPWGKGIGNPLRNSDGYLKNIRRSFRSRKNGYGDSYERGGNPRTAPDTYRSATNPFEEYDNLGRTGKPRKPNMEMHPIYHPFGRSGGGAPVKDDAGKVNTILHGHSDRHYLSNNLSDYEKRQNAIKAKIYYAELGEQLEVQNYKRQKEKEEKRRPHGELAVIIDDKLTGKPRRDPITGSLRNHHLGNSDVSLQKMGSQPRNIAEQKQYHDFLDNMNEERSRKNALGKMKDFQEGKKHYDTMDNLWGRPGGGAPKGYTMRKFNLDEIIHRPTHDKATEEYVRKHDWSEVEPEKFFLKDDDAYYATQRSPRQNPMLSARDIQEGRLSPGSMPKKFIKSTVTSTHANMYDYREDYPQKDYRVGAPYATVNEG; encoded by the exons caaGACCACGTGACTTGAAAACCTCCAACAACACCTCGACCGATAACCCCTTGTACCAGGACTTCCGGTTCAAAGGTTATCCATCTGAGGGATTTTTCAACCCCCACAACCCACAGTACAAGAGAAATTCAGCCGCTGAAATGAATGGAACGGATACGAGCAGATATTTCGGCAAAACACAACACTTTGATACAG GTTTTGAGCGCGCCAAAACTGACCGGCCTTCTGCCAGACCGCGTGCAACGCCACCAATGAGGTCCAGTTCCGGAATGGACAATG CACGGCCAAAAATAGACGAGGGACACAAAAGTCTACAATACGGATCTAACGATCCGCGAATTGCCGAATCTCAACAAGTCCGACCCGGACCAATGAGGGGAATGGATTTTGATAGAGG CGAAAACGATCGTGATAGATTGCGCAAAGAAATGGTTGAAACTGAACAGGATAGACAGAGGATAAGATATCAAGAACAATTGAGAATGAGGGATAGGGATGAGGAGAGGAAGAGG GATAGAGTTGGCTATGACCCGTCAGGTCCAAGAGATCGCACCAGGTTCGAACAGATGAAGCGTGATCCTG CACCCAATGCCGACTCTCCAAAGAATAAATCTCCCTTCGAATCGAGAAACGGTCAAACCCAACAAGATGGGATGGTACCTAACCTTCCGATTGGC CCCAACGGATCTATTGTTGACCGTCTCGGCACCCCAGGGGGCGGTGCTCCCCTTAGAACCGTTTCTGGAAATCACGTGAAAACTCACTTGAACACTGCCAAAATTATCCATTTTCAGGACCGGAGCAGACCGGAAGTAGAAAATGTTATCCGATACGAAAAAAGTCCGCACAATCAGCAAGAATACGCCAACGATCTGA aaatgcAACAAAAACAAGAGTCTCTCCGAAACCAAGAGGAAAAATTACACACTCTTAAACAGGAACTGGATCAT TTAAAAGCAGCGGCAACGGATAGAAGACCAG GAAATCACTTgcgtttaaaaagaaaactttacaaTAGTATGGACGCAATCGAACTTATGAAAGTTCAAGCCAGAG aTTCATTCCAAGAAAGACGACag CTTGATGAGTATGATCCTTGGGGAAAAGGAATAGGGAACCCTCTACGGAATTCTGATGGTTATCTTAAGAATATCAGAAGGTCTTTCAGGAGTAGGAAG aaTGGTTATGGCGATTCGTATGAAAGAGGAGGTAATCCACGCACAG CTCCAGACACATACAGGAGCGCAACAAACCCGTTCGAGGAGTATGATAATCTCGGCAGAACTGGAAAGCCTAGAAAGCCAAACATGGAAATGCATCCCATCTATCACCCGTTCGGAAGATCCGGGGGAGGGGCACCAGTTAAAGACGACGCCGGCAAAGTTAATACAATCTTGCATGGCCATTCAGAT CGGCACTATTTAAGTAACAAC CTTTCTGATTATGAAAAGAGGCAGAATGCGATCAAGGCAAAAATCTACTATGCGGAATTAG GTGAACAATTGGAAGTCCAGAATTATAAGAGGCAGAAAGAAAAGGAAGAAAAGAGGAGACCG CATGGTGAATTGGCCGTTATCATTGATGATAAGTTAACTGGCAAACCCAGAAGGGACCCCATTACTGGGTCCCTTAGAAATCATCATCTGGGGAATTCTGATGTGTCACTGCAG AAAATGGGAAGCCAGCCGAGGAACATCGCTGAACAGAAACAGTATCACGATTTCTTGGACAACATGAACGAAGAACGGTCCCGCAAGAACGCACTGGGCAAAATGAAGGACTTCCAAGAAGGAAAGAAA catTATGACACGATGGATAACCTTTGGGGAAGACCCGGTGGAGGGGCACCTAAGGGGTACACCATGAGGAAGTTCAACTTGGATGAGATCATCCACCGCCCCACCCATGAT AAAGCCACGGAAGAATATGTCAGAAAGCACGATTGGTCAGAGGTAGAACCGGAAAAG ttctttttaaaagatgacGATGCGTATTATGCAACTCAAAGGTCCCCTCGACAG AACCCCATGCTATCCGCCAGAGATATTCAGGAGGGACGATTATCCCCAGGTTCCATGCCTAAGAAATTTATAAAGAGCACTGTAACTAGTACTCATGCCAATATGTATGACTATCGGGAAGACTACCCTCAG AAAGATTACAGGGTCGGTGCTCCATACGCCACTGTCAACGAAGGTTAA